CCTCTACGACTGGGACGGCAATTTCCCGCGCCCGGAATTTGCAACCACGGGCACGCACGACCAAGCCATCGATACCGAACAGACCGGCTTCTTTGCGGCAACGCGCATCAACGCCACGGATGCATTGCGCCTGATTGCCGGTGTCCGCGCATCTTCCTGGGAACGTAGCGGGACGGAATATGGGGCGACGCAGAACTATAGCGCCGACGATATCGTCATCCCCTACGTGGGGGTCCTGTATGACCTGACGCCGAACCATCGCCTCTATGCGAGCTATACGGAAATCTTCCAGCCACAAAATCTGCGCACCGAAACCGGGGCGACACTGGAGCCGATCATCGGCGAGGCCTATGAGGCCGGTATCAAGAGTTCCTTCTTTGAAGATGCGCTGCAAACCTCGTTCGCTATCTTCAGCATCAAGCAGGACAGCCTCGGCCAGCCCACGGGAGGTATCGTCGCAGGCAGCAGTCCGCCCGAACAAGCTTATCGCACCTCGGAAGGTGCAACGAGTGAAGGCTTTGAATTCGAGGTCCTTGGCCGCGTTACCGACAACTGGAACTTGAGCTTCGGCTACAGCCAGTTCGAGATCGAGGATGCCGACGGAAATGACGTGAATACAGATCAGCCACGCCAGAGCCTCACGCTTTTTACGACCTATGGGTTCGATAGCGTGCTGGAGGGCCTGATCGTAGGCGGCGGATTCAGCTGGCAGGATGATATCTATTCCAACGCCACCAACCCGATTACGCTGGCGCCCGCCCGGATTGAGCAGGACGCCTATACGCTTGTGAACCTCATGGCCCGGTATGACTTCAACAATCATATCTCGCTGCAGGCCAATATCGATAACCTGTTCGACGAAACGTACTACAGCCAGGTCAGCTATTTCGATCAGTATCGCTACGGTGCACCGCGTAACTATACTGTCTCGCTGACCTATCAATACTAGGCAGCGGGTGCGGCCATGGAAGTGATCCTGCAGACATTGGGCATCGCCGGACAAGCTGCCGGGATCGCGTTGCTTTACCTGAACTGGCGGACCCGCCAGGGGCGTGGCGGCGCAATTCTGGCCGCAGGCTGGACGCTGATTTTGCTCGGCATGGCCCCATGGCTGCTCAATGTCTCGGTGGAGCGAGGGCTTGCCATCGCCTCCCTGGCACCGATGGTCGTGGGCCTGCTCCTATCGGCCCCGAACGGACTGACTGATCTGAAGCGCAATTTGAGAGAACGCCCGGCGAGATCGCGGACAATGCGTGAAACGGCGCTGTCCGATGCTGAGATTGCTACACCGGGACGCGTCAGCCGTAACATGGCACGCTGGGCCGGCGCTGTCGTCGCCACGCCGGCCCTGTCGATTGCGGCAATGGCGGCGTGGCAGGCGTCCATGCCGGGGACGCCCGCCAACCGGGTGGGGTTCAGCATCTTTGTACTGATTGTCGTGTGGGTGGCTGCCTTGCTGTGGCTGCTTGCTAGCGAACGGCCCTGGCGCACGGCACTGCTCACCTGCGGGGGGGCGGTGGTTCTCGGCGGGGGCGTCTTTATTCTGGCTTCCGGAGGAACTGCCTGATGGCCTCAGGTGCAGGAAAACCGATTTGGCCGCGCGTTCCGCCGGGCTTCGTCAAAGGTCAACTGCTTGCCCACAAGCTGTTGGGATTGACGCTCTCGGCCGTGATGTACCTTGTGTGCCTGACAGGTGCGGTTGCCGTATTCTATGCAGAGTTCGAACGCTGGGAAGCGCCGGGCGTTCCGGAAATGGCAGAGGTTTCGCCGGAAGCCGTCGGCCGTGCTGTTGCCTTCGCCCGGCAACACATCTCTGAAGCGGGCGATACGCCGGTCGATGTCTACGTGATCACCCCCAGCCCTGAAATGCCACGCCTCATCATCGACTATGAAGAGGATGTTCTGGCATTCGACCAAAACGGCGACTATGTGGGCCCCGGGGCTCATGAGCTCACCCATTTTCTGACCGAACTCCACTACGCGTTGCACCTGCCATGGCAGATCGGTTTCATTGTTGTCGGCATTCTCGGTGTGCTGCTTGTTGCCCTCATCGTGGGCGGTGCGCTCGCATTGCCGCGCATGTTCCGGGATGCCTTCACGCTGCGCCTCGGCAGCGGGCGCAGGCTCGCGCGCGTCGATATTCACAACCGCCTTGCCGTCTGGGGCCTGCCATTTCACCTGGTTGTCGCGGTTTCAGGTGCCGTTATGGGACTTGCCATGGTCGCGATCTCGGTCGCTAGCCCTGTGATGTTCTCTGGCGACAGCGGCCGGGCAATGGCCGCACTTTATGGCGATACCGCTGCTCTCAGCGCGCAGGCGCGTGAGGCCGGCCCGCCATCCCGCAGCGAACCGGAGGCACGCATTGTCGCGGCACTGAAAAATCTCGCCATCGAACGGCCCGGTAATCCGCCAATCTACTTGGCGCTTAACCAGTTCAGCACGCCAGACGAAATGCTATCCATTGCTGCCGGTCACCCGGACAGGCTCATCTACAGCGAAGTCTATAGATTCGACAGCGCAGGGGGACTTATGAGTTCGGACGGTTACGCTGACGGCAACGCGAGCCAGCAGGTTCTGGGCAGCATGTTCCGGATACATGCCGGTGCATTCGGCGGAATCCTGGTCAAGCTCATCTATTTTGCTCTGGGCCTGGGGCTGAGCTTTATCTGCACGACGGGGGTCGATATCTGGCTTGCCAAGGCAGCTGCGCGTGGACGCCAACATCCCGGCATTCAGTCGACCTGGACAAGTTTTGTTTGGGGGACCCCGGCGATGCTGGCAATTGCGGGTGCGCTTTATATACTGTGGGCAGTTCCGCCCGAACCGGTATTCTGGATCGGGCTGATCTTCATTAGCCTTGGCGGCATATGGGTGCCGCAGAGGCTGCTTCACTGGATCGGCCCTGCGGCGACTGCCACAGCAACGCTCTTACTGCTGACTGTACATGCTGTCCGGTTTGGACCCGATGTCGCCACACATGCCGGGCTCGGCGTAAGCGCTGGCTTATTCGCAACCTCATTCGCCCTGGCTGCCCTGGGCTGGCGCAATTGGACGAAAGCGGGAACCGTACAAACGGGATTGTCAGGGGAACCGGGCTTTAGGTGACCAATCCTGCCGTTTAGCCTCGGGGAATGAGCAAAACCCTCTCAGCTACCTCAAGACGCCGCGCTTCGCGAATGGTGGAAGCGGTTGCGGCCTGAGGCCCGCTCATCCGCGAAAAGCGGAGACGGGTTTGAGTTAGTCTGACACCACCCGATCGTCTGAAAGAAACCCTGAAACGGACTTCATCAGGGGCAGCGGTCACATGCCGCGCAAATAGGCTGGACATATCACAGCACCATTGCGCTAGTTGCAGCAGAGCGGTCGGAGCAATAACATACTTCGTGCAGGACCGCGCCTGTGCATCGGGAGGTATGGTTTGGCATTCGTCGAGTTCTTTTTCGATCTTTCGTCCCCATGGACGCGGATCGCGTTTCACAACATTCAGCCCGTCATTGCCGAAACCGGCGCGGAGATCGTCTGGCGGCCGTTTCTGGTCGGAGGCGTCTTCAATGCCGTGAACGACAGCGTATATGCTGGCCGGAAAAACCCGGATTCGCCGAAGCTCAGTCATGCAAACAAATGGCTGAGTGAGTGGGCGGAGCTGGCGGGTGTGGGGATGAAATTCCCTTCCAGATACCATCCCGTGAAGTCGGTTCATGCCATGCGGTTTTGCTGTGTGCTGGAGCACGATCAGCCCGTTCTGCTTCGTTTTGCCAGCACGGCTTTCGACGCCTATTTCGCCGATCAGCGGAATCTGGACGATCCGGAGGAGCTGATTGATATTGCCAATCAGTGTGGGCTCGACGGAAAAGGGATTGCAGAAGAAGCGACAGGGCAGGCGATAAAGGACCGTCTTCGCGAAAACACGCAGGAAGCCATTGATCGGGGGGCGTTCGGTTCGCCCACCATCTTCGTGAACCGCACAAATCTCTACTTCGGAAACGACCAGCTGCCCCTTGTGAGGCAGGCCCTGTTGCGCGGCTGAAAAGTCTCCCGTCCCTCAGGGCAGGCGTGCAAGCGCCTCCACGAGGAAGTCCGACATGATACGATTTCTCGTCAGGCTTGCGACATCCTCATGCACGGCCAGCCAGAATGACCGCGTCACCGAGATGTCGCTCTGAAGAAGGGGCGTCAATTGCGGGACGCGGTTGGCCATGAAGGTCGGAAGAATGCCGAGCCCGGCACCTGCGGCCACCATCTCAAGCTGAGCGACAATGCTTGGACTGCACAGGTGGGGCGTCAGGCCGGGTAGCAACTCATCAAAATAACGAAGCTGGGAGGAGTAGATGAGGTCATCGACATATCCGATCAGCGTATGGTTCTGGAGATCTGCGCGGGAGTCTATCGATGCGCTGTTCTTCAGATAGTCGCGGGCCCCGTACAATTGCAAAGAGTAATCCGTAAGCTTGCGCACCTTGAGGCGGCCGGAAGAAGGCCGGGTCAGCAGGATCGACATGTCAGCCTGACGTTTCGGGACGCTGACGAACCCCGAAAGGGAGATAAGATCTATGTCGATCTTCGTGTGGCTTTCCCTGAACTGCTTGAGGGCAGGTGCGATCATGGTTGAACCGAGGCCTTCCGTTACGCCCAGCCGGATGCGTCCCGCCGCACTTTGTTCCGAAGCTGTCTCCGCGCGAATATCGAGGTACACCGACTCCATGGCCTCGGCCTGGGACGCCAGGCGCTCACCGGCCGGGGTCAGCACGTGGCCCCTGCGGGTGCGCTCGAACAAGGTGATGCCAAGGTCGTGCTCAAGCCGCTTGATGCGGCGGCTGATTGTGGTGGCGTCGATGTGAAGATGGGCAGCAGCGCCTTCGAGCTTCTGCTGCCGTGTCACGTCGAGAAAAATTTTAAGGTCATCCCAGTTCATTCGCTGACTTTATCCTGCAAAATTGCAGGTGTCATCTGCAATCGTCTCTGTAGACCCGCATTCCTCCAGTGCTTATTCCTGATAGCGGGACACAGAAACGTGGAAGGCTTCGGCCTGTGAATCCAGGCGGTACGTCGACTTGAATGGGGACTTGGCTCGCGGCCCGGAGGAGCGTTCTCTCCAAGGGCTTCTGGGGGAACTGGGGCGCCGTAGCCGGTATCAGTTTTTCATGATGGCGGGCGCCCCATTTTTTATTGAGATGATATGTCTTTGACCGAAGAACAGATGATGATTTCTGACATGGCGAAGAACTTCGCCATGAATGAACTGCGCCCGCATGCGGCAGAATGGGACAAGTTGGGCCAGATGGACCGGTCAAAGCTCGTTGCCCTTGGCGAGCTTGGGTTTGGCGGCATTTATACCCGGGAAGAATATGGTGGATCGAATCTCGGCCGGTTCGATGCTGCGCTGATTTTTGAGCAACTCTCCCGGGGCGACATCAGCCATGCCGCCTTTCTGTCGATCCACAATATGGCGACCTGGATGATCGACAGCTTCGCAGATGACGAGGTGCGTGCACATTACGTCCCCCGCCTTGCAGCGGCTGATCTCATTGCGTCTTATTGCCTGACCGAGCCGGGCGCCGGATCTGATGCGGCGAGCCTCAAGACGAGTGCCAGGCGCGAGGGCGAAGAGTACGTTCTCAACGGCACCAAGATCTTCATCTCTGGGGCGGGCTTTTCTGACGTCTATGTCGTCATGGCGCGTACCTCGGATGATGGCGCGCGTGGCGTCTCCACCTTTATTGTTGAGAATGGGACGCCCGGCCTTTCTTTCGGCAAGCACGAAGACAAGATGGGCTGGAGGGCGCAACCGACCGCCATCGTCAATTTTGACGATTGCCGCATTCCTGTGAGAAATCGAGTCGGCGATGAGGGCAACGGATTCAGGTTCGCAATGGTCGGACTGGATGGCGGAAGGCTGAACATTGCGGCGTGCGCGCTCGGCGGCGCGCAGGATGCGCTGGATCGCGCCATGGCCTATGTGAAAGAGCGCAAACAGTTTGGCCGAGCGATTATCGAATTCCAGGCGACGCAATTCAAGCTTGCGGACATGGAGACTGAACTCGCCGCAGCGCGGTCGCTGCTCTATGACGCAGCGCGCAAGGTGGATGCAGGGGCTGTGGACAAGACGAAATTCTGTGCGATGGCGAAGCGCTTCGTTACCGACACAGCCTTCAAGGTTGCGAATGATGCGCTGCAGCTACATGGCGGTTATGGCTATCTGGCTGATTTCGAGGTCGAGCGGATCGTGCGGGATTTGCGGGTTCATCAGATCCTGGAAGGCACAAATGAAATCATGCGGGTCATCGTCTCGCGTGAGATGATGAAGGAATAGGGGCTGTCCTGACCGACCGGGACAATGCTCCCGCCAGGAAGTTTGTGAGCGGGGGCGCGCGGCCTTGGCGGCAGTTTCATCCCTGTCCAGACTGTTCTGCCTTGGCCTGTGCTCTCAATTCACGGCGCAGGATCTTGCCCGTCGTCGTCATCGGGAATGAGTCCACAAATCGTATCTCCCGGGGATATTCATGCTTTGACAGGCGGTCGCGTACGGACTGCCGAATCTCATCCGCGAGCGCGTCGCTCGGTTCGTGGCCAGGCAGGAGCATGACATAAGCCCGGATAATTTCGGTACGCTCAGGGTCTGAGACGCCGATCGCGGCCG
This is a stretch of genomic DNA from Hyphomonas adhaerens MHS-3. It encodes these proteins:
- a CDS encoding 2-hydroxychromene-2-carboxylate isomerase, whose amino-acid sequence is MAFVEFFFDLSSPWTRIAFHNIQPVIAETGAEIVWRPFLVGGVFNAVNDSVYAGRKNPDSPKLSHANKWLSEWAELAGVGMKFPSRYHPVKSVHAMRFCCVLEHDQPVLLRFASTAFDAYFADQRNLDDPEELIDIANQCGLDGKGIAEEATGQAIKDRLRENTQEAIDRGAFGSPTIFVNRTNLYFGNDQLPLVRQALLRG
- a CDS encoding LysR family transcriptional regulator; translation: MNWDDLKIFLDVTRQQKLEGAAAHLHIDATTISRRIKRLEHDLGITLFERTRRGHVLTPAGERLASQAEAMESVYLDIRAETASEQSAAGRIRLGVTEGLGSTMIAPALKQFRESHTKIDIDLISLSGFVSVPKRQADMSILLTRPSSGRLKVRKLTDYSLQLYGARDYLKNSASIDSRADLQNHTLIGYVDDLIYSSQLRYFDELLPGLTPHLCSPSIVAQLEMVAAGAGLGILPTFMANRVPQLTPLLQSDISVTRSFWLAVHEDVASLTRNRIMSDFLVEALARLP
- a CDS encoding acyl-CoA dehydrogenase family protein, translated to MSLTEEQMMISDMAKNFAMNELRPHAAEWDKLGQMDRSKLVALGELGFGGIYTREEYGGSNLGRFDAALIFEQLSRGDISHAAFLSIHNMATWMIDSFADDEVRAHYVPRLAAADLIASYCLTEPGAGSDAASLKTSARREGEEYVLNGTKIFISGAGFSDVYVVMARTSDDGARGVSTFIVENGTPGLSFGKHEDKMGWRAQPTAIVNFDDCRIPVRNRVGDEGNGFRFAMVGLDGGRLNIAACALGGAQDALDRAMAYVKERKQFGRAIIEFQATQFKLADMETELAAARSLLYDAARKVDAGAVDKTKFCAMAKRFVTDTAFKVANDALQLHGGYGYLADFEVERIVRDLRVHQILEGTNEIMRVIVSREMMKE
- a CDS encoding PepSY-associated TM helix domain-containing protein, with the protein product MASGAGKPIWPRVPPGFVKGQLLAHKLLGLTLSAVMYLVCLTGAVAVFYAEFERWEAPGVPEMAEVSPEAVGRAVAFARQHISEAGDTPVDVYVITPSPEMPRLIIDYEEDVLAFDQNGDYVGPGAHELTHFLTELHYALHLPWQIGFIVVGILGVLLVALIVGGALALPRMFRDAFTLRLGSGRRLARVDIHNRLAVWGLPFHLVVAVSGAVMGLAMVAISVASPVMFSGDSGRAMAALYGDTAALSAQAREAGPPSRSEPEARIVAALKNLAIERPGNPPIYLALNQFSTPDEMLSIAAGHPDRLIYSEVYRFDSAGGLMSSDGYADGNASQQVLGSMFRIHAGAFGGILVKLIYFALGLGLSFICTTGVDIWLAKAAARGRQHPGIQSTWTSFVWGTPAMLAIAGALYILWAVPPEPVFWIGLIFISLGGIWVPQRLLHWIGPAATATATLLLLTVHAVRFGPDVATHAGLGVSAGLFATSFALAALGWRNWTKAGTVQTGLSGEPGFR